The following are encoded together in the Xanthomonas vesicatoria ATCC 35937 genome:
- a CDS encoding YebC/PmpR family DNA-binding transcriptional regulator translates to MGRGPSIEGRKNASDAKRGKMFTKIIREISVAARAGGGDPSNNPRLRTAMDKGLSANMSKDVIERAIKKSTGELEGVEYEEVRYEGYAPGGVAVIVDCLTDNRVRTVADVRHAFSKCGGNMGTEGSVAFMFKRLGVLSFAAGSDEDTLTDAAIEAGADDVVVYPEDGAIDVLTAPEAFAQVKDALAAAGLEPAHAEITFRAENDIAVDGDTAVQVRKLLDILEDLDDVQDVYSNVDQAALGA, encoded by the coding sequence ATGGGTAGAGGTCCCTCGATCGAAGGCCGCAAGAACGCCTCCGACGCCAAGCGCGGCAAGATGTTCACCAAGATCATCCGCGAGATCAGCGTTGCCGCGCGCGCCGGCGGCGGCGATCCGTCCAACAACCCGCGCCTGCGCACCGCCATGGACAAGGGCCTGTCGGCCAACATGTCCAAGGACGTGATCGAACGCGCCATCAAGAAGTCCACCGGCGAGCTGGAAGGTGTGGAATACGAAGAAGTGCGCTACGAGGGCTACGCGCCCGGCGGCGTGGCGGTGATCGTGGATTGCCTGACCGATAACCGCGTGCGCACCGTCGCCGATGTGCGGCATGCCTTCAGCAAATGCGGGGGCAACATGGGCACCGAGGGCTCGGTGGCCTTCATGTTCAAGCGCCTGGGCGTGCTCAGTTTTGCCGCCGGTAGCGACGAAGATACCCTCACCGATGCGGCCATCGAAGCCGGCGCCGACGATGTGGTGGTCTACCCGGAAGACGGCGCCATCGACGTGCTGACCGCCCCGGAGGCTTTCGCTCAGGTCAAGGACGCCCTGGCCGCCGCCGGCCTGGAGCCGGCCCACGCCGAAATCACCTTCCGCGCCGAAAACGACATTGCCGTCGACGGCGACACCGCCGTGCAGGTGCGCAAGCTGCTGGACATACTCGAAGACCTGGACGACGTCCAGGACGTCTATTCGAACGTCGATCAAGCGGCGCTTGGCGCGTAA
- a CDS encoding alpha/beta hydrolase yields MLLVHGIWNTAHWLLPLARRMRADGLAPALFGYASVLGGPAQAVPRLIERLRTSRVQLLVCHSLGGLMALQALCDAPDLPVRRVVCLGSPLCGSAAAQGLARRGGVWAMGRSATLLQQGFARWDGQAEIGQVAGCVPRGVGRWLAPLADGSDGTVALAETRLPGLRDHCVVQASHSGLLRSPEAAAQALAFLRSGRFAP; encoded by the coding sequence GTGCTGCTGGTGCACGGGATCTGGAATACCGCGCACTGGCTGTTGCCACTCGCACGCCGGATGCGCGCCGATGGGCTGGCGCCGGCGTTGTTCGGCTATGCCAGCGTGCTTGGTGGGCCGGCGCAGGCGGTGCCGCGCTTGATCGAACGCCTGCGCACCAGCCGCGTGCAATTGCTGGTCTGCCACAGCCTGGGTGGGCTGATGGCCTTGCAGGCCTTGTGCGATGCCCCCGACCTGCCGGTGCGCCGCGTGGTCTGCCTGGGCTCGCCCTTGTGCGGCAGCGCTGCCGCACAAGGGCTGGCCCGGCGTGGCGGCGTCTGGGCGATGGGCCGCAGTGCCACCCTGTTGCAGCAAGGGTTTGCGCGCTGGGACGGGCAGGCGGAGATCGGCCAGGTGGCCGGGTGCGTGCCGCGCGGCGTCGGCCGCTGGCTGGCACCGCTGGCCGATGGGTCTGACGGCACCGTGGCACTGGCCGAGACCCGTCTGCCCGGGCTGCGCGACCATTGCGTGGTGCAGGCCAGCCACAGCGGGCTGTTGCGCTCGCCCGAAGCCGCCGCACAGGCGCTGGCCTTCCTGCGCAGCGGCCGGTTTGCGCCGTGA
- a CDS encoding GNAT family N-acetyltransferase, giving the protein MTRIRRATPDDAEALSLLAAQTFTETFGHLYPEEDLRGFLEETYAVERARVVLAHPDYAIWLLELDNLLVGHAAAGPCGLPHDEVRPRDGELKRLYLLKDYQSSGWGSRLFETALDWLERDGPRTLWIGVWSENFGAQRFYARYGFEKVGEYDFPVGKIVDREFILRRKPIMEAE; this is encoded by the coding sequence ATGACCCGCATCCGCCGCGCCACGCCGGACGATGCCGAAGCGTTGTCGCTTCTGGCCGCGCAGACCTTTACCGAAACCTTCGGGCATCTGTATCCGGAAGAAGACCTGCGTGGTTTTCTGGAAGAGACCTATGCGGTGGAGCGCGCGCGCGTCGTGCTGGCCCATCCGGACTACGCGATCTGGTTGCTGGAACTGGACAACCTGCTCGTCGGCCACGCTGCCGCCGGCCCATGCGGCCTGCCGCACGATGAGGTCCGCCCCCGCGACGGGGAACTCAAGCGCCTGTATCTGCTGAAGGATTACCAGAGCAGTGGCTGGGGCAGCCGACTGTTCGAAACTGCACTGGACTGGCTCGAACGCGACGGCCCACGCACCTTGTGGATCGGCGTGTGGTCGGAGAACTTCGGCGCGCAACGCTTCTACGCCCGCTACGGTTTCGAAAAAGTCGGCGAATACGACTTCCCGGTGGGCAAGATCGTCGACCGCGAGTTCATCCTGCGCCGCAAGCCGATCATGGAGGCCGAGTAA
- the aspS gene encoding aspartate--tRNA ligase — translation MRTHFCGLVDETMIGQTVTLAGWTDVARNLGGVCFIDLRDHEGIVQVTVEPENAEVFPVAASLGYEDVLQVEGVVRARHAVNDKLRSGKVEVIATRITILNKAAPLPFHAHENPGEETRLKYRYLDLRRPEMQRMQRTRIKLVQALRRHLDARDFQDIETPILTKATPEGARDFLVPARMHPGEFYALPQSPQLFKQILMVAGFDRYYQIARCFRDEALRADRQLEFTQLDMEFAFVRERDVQDFVEDMIRSIFKEVVDVDLAAQFPRMTWAEAMRRYGSDKPDLRIALELIDVAELVKASEFPVFTAAANDADGRVAALRIPGGAALSRKQIDEYAAHAAKYGSKGLAYIKLSDTGEVSSPIAKFFSEDAFAALLKHVGAGNGDIVFFGAGRYNTVSDFMGALRLKAGKDFKLIADGWAPLWVTDFPMFEWDDEAQRYVALHHPFTAPAVDDIADLRANARTAVSRGYDMVLNGNEIGGGSIRIHRPDMQSAVFELLGIGAEEARAKFGFLLDALNYGAPPHGGIAFGIDRIAALMAGTESIRDVIPFPKTTGAQDLMTDAPSPIAADQLAEVHVQVRPKQL, via the coding sequence ATGCGTACCCACTTCTGCGGCCTGGTCGACGAGACCATGATCGGCCAAACCGTCACTCTCGCCGGCTGGACCGACGTGGCCCGCAACCTGGGCGGGGTGTGCTTCATCGACCTGCGCGACCACGAAGGCATCGTGCAGGTGACCGTGGAGCCGGAGAACGCCGAGGTGTTCCCGGTGGCCGCCAGCCTTGGCTACGAAGACGTGCTACAGGTCGAAGGCGTGGTGCGGGCGCGGCATGCGGTCAACGACAAGCTGCGCAGCGGCAAGGTCGAAGTGATCGCCACCCGCATCACCATCCTCAACAAGGCCGCACCGCTGCCGTTCCATGCGCATGAAAATCCGGGCGAAGAAACCCGCCTAAAGTACCGCTACCTGGATCTGCGGCGCCCGGAAATGCAGCGCATGCAACGCACCCGCATCAAGCTGGTGCAGGCGCTGCGCCGGCACCTGGATGCGCGCGATTTCCAGGACATCGAAACCCCGATCCTGACCAAGGCCACCCCGGAAGGCGCACGCGACTTCCTGGTGCCGGCGCGTATGCATCCGGGCGAGTTCTACGCCTTGCCGCAGAGTCCGCAGCTGTTCAAGCAGATTTTGATGGTGGCCGGCTTCGACCGTTACTACCAGATCGCGCGCTGCTTCCGCGACGAGGCGCTGCGCGCCGATCGCCAGCTGGAATTCACCCAGCTGGACATGGAGTTCGCCTTCGTGCGCGAGCGCGACGTGCAGGACTTCGTTGAAGACATGATCCGCTCCATCTTCAAGGAAGTGGTGGATGTGGACCTGGCCGCGCAGTTCCCGCGCATGACCTGGGCCGAGGCAATGCGTCGCTACGGCTCGGACAAGCCGGACCTGCGTATCGCGCTGGAATTGATCGATGTGGCCGAGCTGGTCAAGGCGAGCGAATTCCCGGTATTTACCGCCGCCGCCAACGATGCCGACGGCCGTGTCGCCGCGTTGCGCATTCCCGGCGGTGCTGCGCTGTCGCGCAAGCAGATCGACGAGTACGCCGCGCACGCCGCCAAATACGGCTCCAAGGGCCTGGCCTACATCAAGCTGTCGGACACCGGCGAGGTCAGCTCGCCGATCGCCAAGTTCTTCTCCGAAGACGCATTTGCCGCGCTGCTCAAGCACGTAGGTGCGGGCAACGGCGACATCGTGTTCTTCGGTGCCGGTCGCTACAACACCGTGTCCGACTTCATGGGCGCGCTGCGCCTCAAGGCCGGCAAGGACTTCAAGCTGATCGCCGACGGTTGGGCGCCGCTGTGGGTCACCGATTTCCCGATGTTCGAATGGGACGACGAAGCGCAGCGTTACGTCGCGTTGCACCACCCCTTCACCGCACCGGCGGTGGACGATATCGCCGACCTGCGTGCCAACGCCCGCACTGCTGTGTCGCGCGGCTACGACATGGTGCTCAACGGCAATGAAATCGGCGGCGGCTCGATCCGTATCCACCGCCCGGACATGCAGAGCGCGGTGTTCGAGTTGCTGGGCATCGGTGCAGAGGAGGCGCGCGCCAAGTTCGGCTTCCTGCTGGATGCGTTGAACTACGGCGCCCCGCCGCACGGCGGCATCGCGTTCGGTATCGACCGCATCGCCGCGCTGATGGCAGGCACCGAGTCCATCCGCGACGTGATCCCGTTCCCCAAGACTACCGGCGCGCAGGATCTGATGACCGACGCCCCGTCGCCGATCGCCGCCGATCAGCTGGCCGAAGTGCACGTGCAGGTGCGCCCGAAGCAGCTCTGA
- a CDS encoding DUF3011 domain-containing protein: MLRTALLISGFSLVALAGTLVSRPAAAQDRGFNGPSITCSSNDNRRRECDTPFRGRAALVENISGTRCIEGRNWGSDPGRVWVDNGCRGRFVEARGGWGGGGWNGGGDRPGNAAAGTVRCESRDQRQAICNTGWRRATIVRQLSGTPCVEGRNWHQENGRIWVDDGCRADFAQARGGGGWEHDDGYGGRGDRPRGDYSVTCSSDDRRLRSCDWDVRAGRPVLTRQLSDTRCEEGRTWGFDPRRSAVWVNDGCRARFDAR; this comes from the coding sequence ATGCTGCGCACCGCCCTGCTGATCTCCGGCTTCAGTCTTGTCGCCCTTGCCGGCACCCTGGTCAGCCGTCCCGCCGCTGCACAGGACCGCGGCTTCAACGGCCCCAGCATCACCTGCTCCAGCAACGATAACCGCCGCCGCGAGTGCGATACCCCGTTCCGTGGGCGCGCCGCGCTGGTGGAAAACATCTCCGGCACGCGCTGCATCGAAGGCCGCAACTGGGGCAGCGACCCTGGGCGCGTCTGGGTGGACAACGGCTGCCGTGGTCGCTTCGTCGAGGCGCGCGGTGGCTGGGGCGGTGGTGGCTGGAATGGCGGCGGCGACCGCCCCGGCAATGCCGCCGCCGGCACCGTGCGCTGCGAAAGCCGCGACCAGCGCCAGGCCATCTGCAATACGGGCTGGCGGCGCGCGACGATCGTACGCCAGCTCTCCGGCACACCCTGCGTGGAGGGCCGCAACTGGCATCAGGAAAACGGCCGGATCTGGGTGGACGACGGCTGCCGCGCCGACTTTGCGCAGGCCCGTGGCGGCGGTGGCTGGGAGCACGATGACGGCTACGGCGGCCGCGGCGATCGTCCGCGTGGCGACTATTCGGTGACCTGCAGCAGCGACGACCGCCGCCTGCGCAGCTGCGACTGGGACGTGCGCGCCGGCCGCCCGGTGCTGACCCGCCAGTTGTCCGACACCCGTTGCGAAGAAGGCCGCACCTGGGGCTTCGACCCGCGCCGCTCCGCGGTGTGGGTCAACGACGGCTGCCGCGCACGGTTCGACGCGCGCTAA
- a CDS encoding FmdB family zinc ribbon protein — translation MPIYAFQCTTCGHSFDRLQKMADPDPQTCPSCAAATIKRQVTAPSFRLSGSGWYETDFKSAGEKKKNLTESSSAGGGDAKPAAASDSKPATAPAAPAAKSASGPA, via the coding sequence ATGCCCATTTACGCGTTCCAGTGCACCACCTGCGGCCACTCGTTTGACCGCCTGCAGAAGATGGCCGACCCAGACCCGCAGACCTGCCCGTCCTGCGCGGCCGCCACGATCAAGCGCCAGGTCACCGCGCCGTCGTTCCGCTTGTCCGGCAGCGGCTGGTACGAGACCGACTTCAAATCGGCCGGCGAAAAGAAGAAGAACCTCACCGAAAGCAGCAGCGCGGGCGGCGGCGATGCCAAGCCGGCGGCGGCCAGCGACAGCAAGCCCGCCACTGCACCAGCTGCGCCTGCGGCAAAGTCCGCATCCGGGCCGGCGTGA
- a CDS encoding MFS transporter, translated as MLRLTALLLGVALLLTGSGLLGTLLAVRGGQAGFDARALGLIMSGYFAGFFLGTFFAPPLIRRIGHIRAFAFYASLAAIAVLLHPIWLDPWGWGVLRLVTGAALVGLYTVIESWLNAEPDARRRSRVFSVYMAINLSALALGQILLTAGDAQAPAMFTLTAILICAAVMPVVTTRLIPPEVPQVSRLPLKMLYALAPVATVAAGLSGLAMGAFWGLLPVYANRIGLDADGVAMFMLTAIVGGAVLQWPIGRISDGHDRRIGLIAVSVLAAAIAITAAVPMVQSQTPLLLMLFFVYGGLAFSLYPFAVAHMLDYLPREDLLSGCSSLLLVHGVGAAIGPALAGGAIQKFGPAALPVYFAVMLLALAGFTLSRLLRFARRRTHPIAFRPMLRTTPSALELMPETQQTEAPPHIGSGRGH; from the coding sequence ATGTTGCGGCTGACTGCCCTGTTGCTGGGCGTTGCCCTGTTGCTGACCGGCAGCGGGCTGCTCGGTACGCTGCTCGCCGTGCGCGGCGGCCAGGCCGGCTTCGATGCGCGGGCGCTGGGTCTGATCATGTCCGGCTACTTCGCCGGATTTTTTCTCGGCACATTCTTCGCACCGCCGTTGATCCGGCGTATTGGACATATCCGCGCGTTTGCCTTTTACGCGTCGCTAGCGGCGATCGCAGTGTTGTTGCATCCGATCTGGCTGGATCCCTGGGGCTGGGGCGTGTTGCGCCTGGTCACCGGCGCCGCATTGGTGGGTTTGTACACGGTGATCGAAAGCTGGCTCAACGCCGAGCCGGATGCACGCCGGCGCAGCCGGGTGTTTTCGGTGTACATGGCGATCAATCTGTCGGCGCTGGCGTTGGGCCAGATTCTGCTGACCGCCGGCGACGCGCAAGCACCGGCGATGTTCACACTGACCGCCATCCTGATCTGCGCTGCGGTCATGCCGGTGGTCACCACACGCTTGATTCCGCCGGAGGTGCCGCAGGTGTCGCGCCTGCCCCTGAAAATGCTGTACGCGCTGGCGCCAGTGGCCACTGTCGCGGCCGGGTTGTCGGGTCTGGCGATGGGCGCGTTCTGGGGCTTGCTGCCGGTCTATGCCAACCGCATCGGACTCGATGCCGATGGCGTGGCGATGTTCATGCTCACCGCGATCGTAGGCGGTGCAGTGCTGCAATGGCCGATCGGGCGAATCAGCGACGGGCATGACCGGCGCATCGGCCTGATCGCGGTAAGCGTGCTGGCCGCGGCCATCGCTATCACTGCGGCAGTGCCGATGGTGCAGTCGCAGACCCCCCTCTTGTTGATGCTGTTTTTCGTCTACGGCGGGCTGGCATTTTCGCTGTACCCGTTTGCGGTGGCGCATATGCTCGATTACCTGCCACGCGAAGACCTGTTGTCCGGTTGCAGCAGTTTGTTGCTGGTGCATGGTGTGGGCGCGGCCATCGGCCCGGCGCTGGCCGGCGGGGCGATACAGAAGTTCGGCCCTGCGGCCTTGCCGGTCTACTTTGCGGTGATGCTGCTGGCGCTTGCCGGCTTCACACTGTCGCGGCTGCTGCGGTTTGCGCGCCGTCGCACCCACCCCATTGCGTTCCGCCCGATGCTGCGCACCACGCCATCGGCGCTGGAACTGATGCCGGAAACCCAGCAGACCGAAGCTCCACCACACATCGGGAGCGGCCGCGGACACTGA
- a CDS encoding DUF6691 family protein — protein sequence MKKRWFAALVSGALFGLGLAMSGMTDARRVLGFLDVFGNFDPSLILVLGSAVATTAVSFRFVLRRGAPMLAETFHLAKARPVDRRLLIGAGLFGIGWGLAGYCPGPALAGLGTGAVEALWFVPAMLAGMLMYRVLERP from the coding sequence ATGAAGAAACGTTGGTTTGCCGCCCTGGTGTCGGGCGCGCTGTTCGGGCTGGGGCTGGCAATGTCCGGCATGACCGACGCACGCCGCGTGCTTGGCTTTCTCGACGTGTTCGGCAACTTCGATCCATCGCTGATTCTGGTTCTCGGCAGCGCCGTTGCGACCACCGCAGTGTCGTTCCGCTTCGTTCTACGGCGCGGCGCGCCAATGCTTGCGGAGACGTTTCACCTAGCCAAGGCGCGGCCGGTCGACCGCAGATTGCTGATCGGCGCGGGCCTGTTCGGAATCGGTTGGGGCCTTGCCGGCTATTGCCCGGGACCTGCGCTCGCCGGCCTGGGAACGGGCGCAGTGGAGGCCTTGTGGTTCGTGCCCGCGATGCTTGCGGGAATGCTGATGTATCGCGTCCTCGAGCGCCCATGA
- a CDS encoding MBL fold metallo-hydrolase → MNPQVESFYDSATSTFTHVVYDHDGGRAAIVDPVLDYDPAQARTSTVSADRVLAFVDEHALSVDWILETHAHADHLTAAAYLKRKTGARVAIGHGITRVQERFKALFGLEPGFATDGRQFDQLLADGETFAIGELQARAIATPGHTDDSLTYLIGDAAFVGDTVFAPETGTARVDFPGGDARKLYRSIQTLLDFPPDTRLFLCHDYPSAGRQARAQSSLQEQAQRNVHVGGGTDEAAFVKMRTERDATLAAPKLILPSLQVNIRAGELPAPSANGIQYLRLPMNQLGAEAP, encoded by the coding sequence ATGAATCCGCAAGTCGAAAGCTTCTACGATTCAGCAACATCGACCTTCACGCATGTGGTGTATGACCATGACGGCGGGCGTGCGGCCATTGTCGACCCTGTATTGGACTACGACCCAGCCCAGGCACGGACGTCGACCGTATCGGCAGATCGCGTGCTTGCATTCGTGGACGAACACGCGCTGAGCGTGGACTGGATCCTGGAGACCCATGCGCACGCCGATCACCTGACCGCTGCGGCCTACCTCAAGCGCAAGACCGGGGCGCGGGTGGCCATCGGACACGGCATTACCCGCGTGCAGGAGCGCTTCAAGGCACTGTTCGGGCTTGAGCCCGGGTTTGCGACAGATGGCCGGCAATTCGACCAATTGCTCGCCGATGGAGAAACGTTTGCAATCGGCGAACTTCAGGCGCGTGCGATCGCCACGCCAGGCCACACCGATGACAGCCTCACCTATCTCATCGGCGATGCGGCGTTCGTGGGCGACACGGTGTTTGCTCCCGAAACAGGTACCGCACGGGTGGATTTCCCCGGTGGCGATGCGCGCAAGTTGTACCGGTCCATCCAAACGCTATTGGATTTTCCGCCTGACACGCGCCTGTTCTTGTGCCATGACTATCCGTCTGCCGGGCGCCAGGCGCGCGCGCAAAGTTCGCTCCAGGAACAAGCGCAGCGTAATGTGCATGTTGGCGGTGGGACAGACGAAGCAGCATTCGTAAAGATGAGAACGGAGCGCGATGCCACCCTGGCAGCGCCCAAGCTGATTCTTCCGTCCTTGCAGGTGAATATCCGGGCCGGCGAGTTGCCCGCGCCGAGCGCCAATGGCATCCAGTACTTGCGGCTTCCCATGAACCAGTTGGGAGCCGAGGCACCATGA
- a CDS encoding ArsR/SmtB family transcription factor → MSRSQKKKRTIPSPEEMLRYADEAAALLKALAHPARLLVLCQLVEGESSVGDLQPITGLSMSALSQHLAVLREMALVTTRRESQTIYYALAEGPAVSVIDALCAAYCGSQNSSQ, encoded by the coding sequence ATGAGCCGTTCACAGAAGAAAAAAAGGACGATCCCGTCGCCCGAAGAGATGTTGCGCTATGCCGATGAGGCGGCAGCGTTGCTCAAGGCGCTAGCGCATCCGGCACGCCTGCTTGTGCTGTGCCAACTTGTCGAAGGCGAATCCTCGGTCGGAGACCTGCAACCGATCACAGGCTTGAGCATGTCTGCGCTCTCGCAACACCTGGCGGTCCTGCGCGAGATGGCCCTTGTCACCACGCGCCGCGAGTCGCAGACCATCTACTACGCGCTTGCCGAGGGCCCGGCTGTCAGCGTCATCGATGCGTTGTGCGCCGCTTACTGCGGCAGCCAGAACTCCAGTCAATGA
- a CDS encoding sulfite exporter TauE/SafE family protein — protein sequence MTSLQFLLGALSGVAVGFTLGLVGGGGSILAVPLMVYLVGVQNPHLAIGTSALAVAANALIGLTNHARKHNVKWRCASAFATAGVVGAWFGAMLGKAMDGQRLLALFALLMLAVAGMMVRSRGREGDPSVIFNRSNAPKLLGSGAATGLLSGFFGIGGGFLVVPGLIASTGMPILFAVGSSLVAVAAFGLTTAVSYASSGLVAWSLAGVFIGGGAIGSLFGARLAARLAHRNGVLNLVLAGLIVVVAFYMLFRAASAFGWL from the coding sequence ATGACTTCCCTGCAATTCCTACTGGGCGCACTTTCGGGAGTCGCAGTCGGGTTCACCCTCGGACTGGTCGGCGGCGGCGGCTCGATCCTGGCGGTGCCGCTGATGGTCTATCTGGTGGGTGTGCAGAACCCACACCTGGCGATCGGAACCAGTGCACTCGCTGTCGCGGCCAACGCGCTGATCGGGCTGACCAATCATGCTCGCAAGCACAACGTCAAATGGCGTTGCGCGTCCGCATTTGCGACAGCCGGCGTCGTGGGCGCATGGTTCGGCGCCATGTTGGGCAAGGCGATGGATGGGCAACGGTTGCTCGCCCTGTTTGCCCTGCTGATGCTGGCCGTGGCCGGCATGATGGTGCGCTCGCGCGGCCGTGAAGGTGACCCTTCGGTGATATTCAACCGTAGCAATGCGCCGAAGCTGCTGGGGTCCGGTGCGGCCACTGGCTTGCTCTCGGGCTTCTTTGGGATCGGTGGCGGCTTTCTCGTGGTTCCTGGGCTTATCGCGTCGACCGGCATGCCGATTCTGTTCGCGGTCGGTTCCTCGCTCGTGGCGGTGGCTGCGTTTGGCCTGACAACGGCGGTGAGTTATGCGAGCTCCGGCTTGGTTGCCTGGTCTTTAGCTGGAGTCTTCATCGGCGGCGGGGCGATCGGCAGTCTGTTTGGCGCGCGTCTGGCCGCGCGTCTGGCCCACCGCAACGGCGTCCTCAATCTCGTGCTCGCCGGTCTGATCGTGGTTGTCGCGTTCTACATGTTGTTTCGTGCTGCCAGTGCATTCGGCTGGCTTTAA
- a CDS encoding fused DSP-PTPase phosphatase/NAD kinase-like protein, translating to MTTFLLFAEGHYASGQPTRLQLAELASKDVRTVINLRPPEEPVDYEEAGEADRLGLRYVTLPIANAGDLDHARVQTFGRLLDQARTEGAVLIHCASANRVGAMVALDQVLNRGTPLATALERGRAAGLKALEPAVIALAQQQDA from the coding sequence ATGACCACCTTTCTGCTTTTCGCCGAAGGCCACTACGCCAGCGGCCAACCGACGCGGCTTCAATTGGCTGAACTTGCCAGCAAGGATGTGCGCACGGTGATCAACCTGCGCCCGCCGGAGGAGCCGGTGGACTACGAAGAGGCAGGTGAAGCTGACCGGCTTGGCCTGCGTTATGTCACGCTTCCGATCGCCAACGCCGGCGACCTTGACCACGCGCGCGTACAGACGTTCGGCCGACTGCTCGATCAGGCGCGCACCGAGGGTGCCGTGCTGATCCACTGCGCCAGCGCAAACCGCGTCGGCGCGATGGTTGCGCTCGACCAGGTGCTCAACCGAGGAACACCGCTTGCCACCGCACTCGAGCGTGGACGCGCTGCCGGCCTGAAGGCACTGGAACCGGCGGTGATCGCGCTTGCTCAGCAGCAGGATGCGTAA